A single Dasypus novemcinctus isolate mDasNov1 chromosome 4, mDasNov1.1.hap2, whole genome shotgun sequence DNA region contains:
- the LOC105746250 gene encoding olfactory receptor 5H2-like, protein MEKQNASLLIEFILTGFTDRPEWKISLFLLYLVVYLITMVGNIGLIVLFCNDPHLHTPMYLFLGCLAFVDAWLSSTVTPKMLVSFLTKSKMISQSECMTQLFSFLVSATTECFLLATMAYDRYVAICHPLLYPVIMTNRLCIQLSVCSLLGGFLHALIHECFLFRLTFCKTNIMHHFYCDLIPLFMISCSDASINFLVLFIFSGSIQVFTILTVLVSYTSILFTVLKNKSVKGIRKAFSTCGAHLFSVSLYYGPLLFMYVHPRSSQADDQDMMDSLFYTVIIPLLNPFIYSLRNKKVIDSLVKMLKAEC, encoded by the coding sequence ATGGAAAAGCAAAATGCATCACTGCTGATAGAATTTATTCTCACAGGATTTACAGATCGACCAGAGTGGAAAATCTCCCTATTCCTGCTGTACTTGGTGGTATATCTCATCACCATGGTGGGGAACATAGGACTCATTGTTCTCTTCTGTAATGACCCTCACcttcacacacccatgtacttatTCCTTGGATGTTTAGCCTTTGTGGATGCTTGGCTATCATCCACAGTGACCCCTAAGATGCTGGTCAGCTTCTTAACCAagagtaaaatgatatctcagtcTGAATGCATGacacaattgttttcttttttagtcagTGCAACCACAGAATGTTTTCTCCTGGCAACAATGGCATATGATCGTTACGTAGCCATTTGCCACCCTTTACTTTATCCAGTTATTATGACCAATAGACTATGCATCCAGCTGTCAGTCTGTTCACTTTTAGGTGGCTTTCTTCATGCCTTAATTCATGAGTGTTTTTTATTCAGATTAACTTTTTGTAAGACCAACATAATGCATCACTTCTACTGTGACCTCATACCACTCTTTATGATTTCCTGTAGTGATGCATCTATTAATTTTCtggtgctttttattttctctggttCAATTCAGGTATTCACCATTTTGACTGTTCTTGTTTCTTATACCTCTATTCTCTTTACAGTTTTAAAGAATAAGTCTGTAAAAGGTATCAGGAAAGCATTCTCCACTTGTGGGGCCCatctcttttctgtctctttatacTATGGCCCTCTTCTCTTCATGTATGTGCACCCTCGATCTTCTCAAGCAGATGATCAAGACATGATGGATTCTTTATTTTATACTGTTATAATTCCTTTGTTAAATCCATTTATCTACAgcctaagaaataaaaaagttataGATTCACTGGTTAAAATGTTAAAAGCAGAATGTTAA